A window of the Nocardia sp. NBC_01329 genome harbors these coding sequences:
- a CDS encoding PPE domain-containing protein, protein MTAGITGVFWLPRLAEGNSIALNAGSHAIPMSAAAGAWGGLTGAWVDATATVVRVMAELGVGMQSVNGIGALARLIGFTGWAEQQSTMAAALGTKAASQATAYTVASIAMPSLPEIVAVNTARAAAHSTGGVLNGTSEIAEAAKAAMDLRAALTMETYEAAITATVLTPGEFFTPPPIANGAGRVDSSSADDAMKEANGDPVKMLAAAGSALAQNPGLASAATQAANVAGSVASTGVTTVGNLGANALVAATSSAAPAPAGVASLAPMVTGAVAATTAATTRTGGSPSGSALGLNNGGLKVPEGWGAPANGTAPAAETVAMTRGEAAPVRPAGTGSPSSPLLGNSRGTTGEDDQEHDGAEFLRGDHFADGRYIADGVIGGEPPRADK, encoded by the coding sequence ATGACCGCAGGTATCACCGGGGTGTTCTGGCTGCCCAGACTCGCCGAAGGGAATTCGATTGCGCTGAACGCGGGCTCGCACGCCATTCCGATGAGCGCGGCCGCCGGTGCCTGGGGTGGTCTCACCGGCGCATGGGTGGATGCCACGGCCACCGTCGTCCGGGTGATGGCCGAGCTCGGCGTCGGTATGCAGAGCGTCAACGGTATCGGCGCCCTGGCACGGCTGATCGGATTCACCGGCTGGGCCGAGCAGCAGAGCACCATGGCCGCCGCCCTCGGCACCAAGGCCGCCTCGCAGGCCACCGCCTACACCGTCGCCTCGATCGCCATGCCGAGCCTCCCCGAGATCGTGGCGGTGAACACTGCCCGCGCGGCAGCGCATTCCACCGGCGGTGTCCTGAACGGCACCTCCGAGATCGCCGAAGCCGCCAAGGCCGCAATGGATCTGCGGGCCGCGCTCACCATGGAGACCTACGAGGCGGCCATCACGGCCACCGTGCTCACCCCCGGCGAGTTCTTCACGCCGCCACCGATCGCCAACGGCGCCGGCCGGGTCGATTCCTCCTCCGCGGACGACGCCATGAAGGAAGCGAACGGCGATCCGGTGAAGATGCTGGCCGCGGCCGGAAGCGCGCTGGCGCAGAACCCCGGATTGGCCAGCGCCGCAACGCAGGCGGCGAATGTGGCCGGTTCGGTGGCGAGCACCGGTGTGACCACGGTCGGAAACCTCGGGGCGAACGCCCTTGTCGCGGCCACCAGTTCCGCCGCTCCGGCACCGGCCGGCGTGGCATCGCTGGCGCCCATGGTGACCGGTGCCGTCGCCGCCACCACCGCGGCGACGACCCGGACAGGCGGTTCGCCCAGCGGTTCGGCGCTCGGCCTGAACAACGGCGGGCTGAAAGTACCCGAGGGCTGGGGCGCTCCGGCGAACGGCACCGCGCCGGCGGCCGAGACAGTCGCGATGACACGCGGCGAAGCCGCACCGGTTCGCCCGGCCGGCACCGGCTCGCCCTCCAGCCCGCTGCTGGGTAACTCGCGCGGCACCACCGGCGAGGACGACCAGGAACACGACGGTGCCGAATTCCTGCGCGGTGACCATTTCGCCGACGGTCGCTACATCGCCGACGGTGTGATCGGCGGCGAACCGCCACGAGCGGACAAGTGA
- a CDS encoding ESX secretion-associated protein EspG — MTVLGAGRGPSTLAAVTLSLDEMQYLLEALDIDEVPVVLDARGRYDNQVDHDAAMEAAARSLADRDLLEGERIHPELEDRLRGLYRPHWVVALRLIVAGQVSRMCLAKGDDLVAVALRGPESYVIDEAGDDLPGPVIMALGPAEALELTGMNAPTERLVPIFDDANDPAATAARLAEVGNPPRDAQAIASAMAHCESHAEIAGVVYGDASRDIAENHIAVFGTRAGRFIATASRADDGTKWTSFSSGTTARLRLALQDLIQSLPERAAFPRNPKLA; from the coding sequence GTGACAGTGCTCGGTGCAGGGCGCGGGCCGTCGACACTCGCGGCGGTCACGCTGTCCCTCGACGAAATGCAGTACCTCCTGGAGGCACTGGACATCGATGAGGTACCCGTGGTGCTCGACGCGCGGGGTCGTTACGACAACCAGGTCGACCACGACGCCGCGATGGAGGCAGCCGCCCGGTCGCTCGCCGACCGGGATCTGCTGGAGGGTGAACGAATTCATCCCGAGCTCGAGGATCGCCTGCGTGGCCTGTACCGGCCGCATTGGGTGGTGGCGCTGCGACTGATCGTCGCGGGGCAGGTGAGCCGGATGTGCCTGGCGAAGGGCGACGACCTCGTGGCCGTCGCTCTCCGGGGGCCGGAGTCCTATGTGATAGACGAGGCCGGCGACGACCTGCCCGGTCCGGTCATCATGGCGCTCGGCCCGGCCGAGGCTCTGGAACTCACCGGGATGAACGCACCCACCGAACGGTTGGTCCCGATCTTCGACGACGCGAATGATCCGGCGGCCACCGCGGCTCGGCTCGCCGAGGTCGGCAATCCCCCGAGAGATGCGCAGGCGATCGCTTCGGCGATGGCGCACTGCGAGTCACACGCGGAGATCGCCGGGGTGGTGTACGGCGACGCGAGCCGCGATATCGCGGAAAACCATATCGCCGTATTCGGTACTCGCGCGGGCCGCTTCATCGCGACGGCCAGCCGGGCCGACGACGGCACCAAATGGACCTCGTTCAGCAGCGGAACCACCGCCCGGCTGCGACTCGCGCTGCAGGACCTGATCCAGTCGCTGCCCGAACGCGCCGCATTCCCTCGGAACCCGAAACTCGCCTGA
- a CDS encoding histidine phosphatase family protein, protein MMAKLILVRHGETEGNVAKILDTKLPGLPLTERGAAQAKAFGSALLTPPRALFHSRALRARQTAGYIEAATGVVASPRDGVHEVQLGDLDGLGSQEAHDRFQAIYRSWHEGRLDERVDGGESARDVLDRFIPAVTALRTEFLDGGADGDVLVVTHGAAMRLVGRFLAGVAPPFSTNNHLDNTETIELVPLPGGGWECARWGHFTPPFGVQAEAGADDPMG, encoded by the coding sequence ATGATGGCGAAGTTGATCCTGGTGCGACACGGTGAAACCGAAGGAAATGTCGCCAAGATCCTGGATACGAAACTCCCCGGCCTCCCGCTGACCGAACGCGGCGCGGCCCAGGCCAAGGCTTTCGGTTCGGCCCTGCTCACCCCGCCGCGCGCCCTGTTCCACTCTCGGGCACTGCGTGCAAGGCAGACGGCCGGCTATATCGAGGCCGCTACCGGAGTAGTCGCCTCGCCGCGTGACGGCGTGCACGAAGTGCAACTCGGTGATCTGGACGGCCTCGGTAGCCAGGAAGCCCACGACCGTTTCCAAGCGATCTACCGCTCATGGCACGAGGGTCGGCTCGACGAGCGAGTCGACGGCGGGGAATCGGCCCGCGATGTGCTGGACCGCTTCATCCCGGCTGTCACCGCGCTGCGGACCGAGTTCCTGGACGGTGGCGCCGACGGGGATGTCCTGGTGGTCACCCACGGTGCCGCCATGCGGTTGGTCGGTAGGTTCCTGGCCGGGGTGGCGCCCCCGTTCAGCACCAACAATCACCTGGACAACACCGAGACGATCGAGCTCGTCCCCCTGCCCGGTGGCGGCTGGGAATGTGCCCGCTGGGGCCATTTCACCCCGCCGTTCGGTGTGCAGGCCGAGGCCGGCGCCGACGATCCGATGGGCTGA
- the pheA gene encoding prephenate dehydratase, which translates to MPRIAYFGPSGTFTEMALAEFETSGSFDGPVERIAAPSQSAALELVRAGEVVAAVVPIESSVEGSISSTLDSLALGPRLQIIAEVELEVSFTIVARPGTLIEAVGTLAAYPVALAQVRQWVQHTWGEVALHTSNSNAAAADDVAAGLADAGVSTTLAGDRLGLIALATGVADHDQAITRFVLVTAPRVAPAPTGSDRTSIVLEELPNMPGSLMRAFAEFATRGIDLTRIESRPTRTGMGTYRFYLDCVGHIEDAAVAEALKALHRTARIRFLGSWPATSATGTPPPSDEDAALWLTQLRKGVADL; encoded by the coding sequence GTGCCGCGTATCGCCTATTTCGGTCCGTCCGGAACTTTCACCGAGATGGCCCTCGCCGAATTCGAGACCTCGGGGTCCTTCGACGGGCCGGTCGAGCGGATCGCCGCGCCCAGCCAATCTGCTGCCTTGGAGCTGGTCCGGGCGGGCGAGGTGGTCGCGGCAGTGGTGCCGATCGAGAGTTCGGTAGAGGGCTCGATCTCGTCGACCCTGGATTCGCTGGCGCTCGGCCCGAGATTGCAGATCATCGCCGAGGTCGAACTGGAGGTGAGCTTCACCATTGTCGCGCGGCCGGGCACGCTGATCGAGGCTGTGGGGACACTCGCGGCCTATCCGGTCGCGCTCGCGCAGGTCCGGCAGTGGGTGCAGCACACCTGGGGCGAGGTCGCGCTGCACACCTCGAACTCCAATGCCGCTGCCGCCGATGACGTAGCGGCCGGACTGGCCGATGCCGGGGTCTCCACCACACTCGCCGGGGACCGGCTCGGACTGATCGCGCTCGCCACCGGGGTGGCCGACCATGATCAGGCGATCACTCGGTTCGTCCTGGTCACCGCCCCACGGGTAGCGCCCGCCCCGACCGGATCCGACCGGACCTCGATCGTGCTCGAGGAACTACCGAATATGCCCGGTTCGCTGATGCGCGCTTTCGCCGAATTCGCGACCCGCGGTATCGATCTGACTCGGATCGAATCACGGCCGACCCGTACCGGTATGGGCACCTACCGCTTCTATCTGGATTGCGTCGGCCATATCGAAGACGCTGCGGTGGCCGAGGCGCTCAAGGCGCTCCACCGCACCGCGCGGATCCGGTTCCTCGGATCCTGGCCCGCTACCTCGGCGACCGGCACCCCGCCGCCCTCGGACGAGGATGCCGCGCTCTGGTTGACACAGCTACGCAAGGGGGTGGCCGACCTGTGA
- a CDS encoding DUF2470 domain-containing protein has translation MAPTAPAPSTAERVRSACAHAEQAVLAVPGADPSPVSVHFLRQCGDVLIAVPNDSAAVYAAGTAIAGAPAVLELTDHAPLPLREPVRSLVWLRGWVRGVPARAQRTLVTAVAAEHPHPSLLDIGHTTTLLRLVLNSAVVADSSGAESVCVDELRLATPDPFCDMESAWLQHLDADHADVVAQLARHLPAKLRHGRIHPLAIDRYGLTLRIEGIDGDHDFRLPFATPAEDVEALGRAVRTLAGCPFLNGLRRG, from the coding sequence ATGGCGCCGACCGCCCCCGCCCCGTCCACCGCCGAACGAGTCCGCAGCGCCTGCGCGCACGCCGAACAGGCGGTGCTCGCCGTTCCCGGCGCCGACCCCAGCCCGGTGTCGGTGCACTTCCTGCGCCAGTGCGGGGATGTGTTGATCGCGGTACCGAACGACAGCGCGGCGGTGTACGCGGCCGGCACGGCGATCGCGGGCGCCCCCGCCGTCCTCGAACTCACCGACCACGCCCCACTCCCCCTACGCGAACCCGTCCGCTCCCTGGTCTGGTTACGCGGTTGGGTCCGCGGCGTCCCCGCCCGCGCCCAGCGCACCCTGGTCACCGCCGTCGCAGCGGAACATCCGCACCCCAGCCTCCTCGATATCGGCCACACCACCACCCTGCTGCGCCTGGTCCTGAACTCGGCCGTCGTGGCCGATTCCTCCGGCGCCGAATCGGTCTGTGTCGACGAACTGCGACTGGCCACACCCGACCCCTTCTGCGATATGGAATCGGCGTGGCTACAGCACCTCGACGCCGACCACGCCGATGTCGTTGCCCAGCTCGCCCGGCACCTACCGGCGAAACTGCGCCACGGCCGCATCCACCCCCTGGCCATCGACCGCTACGGCCTCACCCTGCGCATCGAGGGCATAGACGGCGACCACGACTTCCGGCTCCCCTTCGCGACCCCGGCCGAAGACGTCGAGGCCTTGGGACGCGCGGTCCGCACTCTGGCCGGGTGCCCGTTCCTCAACGGCCTACGCCGCGGCTGA
- a CDS encoding CPBP family intramembrane glutamic endopeptidase — protein MHESSSVEDRIREQRGIRLEILVVLCVTFGLSGMNAALSLLESALAPGGVGEQTVALNSSRATQSFIDLLFQLLGVLRLAAWAGLALYLLWRSGIGSRAIGLARARFRPDGLHALALAAVIGLPGLALYLLAQALGVNVTIVPDALSDHWWRIPALVLSACANSAAEEIVVVAYLLTRLRALGWSDNSALAASALLRGSYHLYQGLGGGLGNVVMGLVFGRYWQRTGRLWPLIVAHAVIDIVAYLGYGLLHGRVSWLP, from the coding sequence ATGCATGAGAGCAGCTCGGTCGAGGACCGGATCCGGGAGCAGCGCGGGATTCGGCTCGAAATCTTGGTCGTCCTCTGCGTGACCTTCGGTCTCAGCGGCATGAACGCGGCACTGTCGTTGCTGGAGAGCGCTCTGGCGCCCGGTGGGGTCGGTGAGCAGACTGTCGCGCTGAACTCTTCGCGTGCTACCCAGTCGTTCATCGATCTACTCTTCCAGCTGCTCGGGGTGTTGCGGCTGGCGGCGTGGGCGGGTCTGGCGCTGTATCTGCTGTGGCGCAGCGGTATCGGTTCGCGTGCGATCGGGCTGGCCCGCGCCCGCTTCCGGCCCGACGGGTTGCACGCCCTGGCTCTCGCTGCGGTGATCGGGCTGCCGGGACTCGCGTTGTATCTCCTCGCTCAGGCGCTCGGCGTGAACGTGACAATCGTGCCGGACGCGCTCAGTGACCACTGGTGGCGTATTCCCGCCCTGGTGCTGTCGGCCTGCGCGAATTCGGCGGCCGAGGAGATCGTGGTGGTGGCTTATCTGCTGACGCGGTTGCGCGCACTGGGCTGGTCGGACAATTCCGCGCTGGCCGCATCTGCCCTGTTGCGCGGGAGCTATCACCTGTATCAGGGGCTCGGCGGCGGGCTCGGCAATGTGGTGATGGGGCTGGTGTTCGGCCGGTACTGGCAGCGTACCGGGCGGTTGTGGCCGCTGATCGTCGCGCACGCTGTGATCGATATCGTGGCCTACCTCGGATATGGGTTGCTGCACGGCCGGGTGTCCTGGCTGCCGTAG
- a CDS encoding LCP family glycopolymer transferase, producing the protein MRRNPGPGQPARPTERYEPPRAWSQPPQGRNAPPARPPVPGRGGKPVPPTHAPPRRPAPHREGEYAPTQRPVPYHDGRRRPPPTGNPPGRRAAAPRPRRPRRKRHIGRWFVAVLSALVILLVYGVVELDGSLTRIDALSDYEDRVGGTAGTNWLLVGSDSRAGLSEEQTSGLATGGEVGDPRTDTIILVHIPPSGRTTLVSLPRDSYVDIPGYGKDKLNAAFAFGGAPLLTQTVETATGLRIDHYGEIGFAGFASVVDALGGIDVCVPQAINDPLAGIDLPAGCQELSGPQALGFVRSRATALADIDRMNNQRLFLSALLEKATSPTTLANPFALWPMLSGTAGSLTVDKGDHIWDLARLAWALRGDTLATTVPVGGFTDTDSGNVLLWADPDADSFFEALANGDPIPAGLAGE; encoded by the coding sequence ATGCGCCGTAACCCCGGTCCCGGGCAGCCCGCCCGTCCCACCGAGCGCTACGAGCCACCGCGGGCTTGGTCGCAGCCACCGCAGGGCCGGAACGCTCCCCCGGCCCGGCCGCCCGTGCCGGGCCGGGGCGGCAAACCGGTTCCGCCCACGCACGCACCCCCGCGACGTCCGGCGCCGCACCGCGAAGGCGAGTACGCACCCACACAGCGTCCCGTCCCCTATCACGACGGTCGCCGCCGGCCACCGCCGACAGGGAACCCGCCGGGGCGTCGGGCCGCGGCTCCCCGACCCCGTCGCCCCCGCCGCAAACGTCATATCGGCCGCTGGTTCGTGGCCGTCCTGTCGGCGCTGGTGATCCTGCTGGTTTACGGGGTCGTCGAACTCGACGGTTCACTCACCCGGATCGATGCGCTCTCCGACTACGAAGACAGGGTCGGCGGTACCGCCGGCACCAACTGGCTGCTGGTCGGATCGGATAGCCGGGCCGGACTCTCCGAGGAGCAGACCAGCGGTCTGGCCACCGGTGGCGAGGTCGGCGACCCGCGCACCGACACAATCATCCTGGTGCACATCCCACCATCGGGCCGTACCACCCTGGTGAGTCTGCCGCGTGATTCCTACGTCGATATCCCGGGCTACGGCAAGGACAAATTGAACGCCGCCTTCGCCTTCGGTGGTGCCCCGCTGCTCACTCAGACGGTCGAGACCGCGACCGGACTGCGGATCGACCATTACGGTGAGATCGGGTTCGCCGGTTTCGCGAGCGTCGTGGACGCACTCGGCGGCATCGATGTATGCGTACCGCAGGCCATCAACGACCCGTTGGCCGGTATCGACCTGCCGGCCGGCTGCCAGGAATTGAGCGGCCCCCAAGCCTTGGGTTTCGTGCGCAGCCGTGCCACCGCCCTGGCCGATATCGACCGGATGAACAACCAGCGCCTGTTCCTGTCGGCCTTGCTCGAGAAAGCGACCAGCCCGACCACGCTCGCCAACCCGTTCGCCCTGTGGCCCATGCTCAGCGGTACCGCCGGCTCCCTGACTGTCGACAAGGGAGACCACATCTGGGACCTGGCCCGTCTCGCCTGGGCTTTACGCGGCGACACTCTGGCCACCACGGTCCCGGTCGGCGGTTTCACCGACACCGACAGTGGCAATGTGCTGCTGTGGGCCGACCCCGACGCCGACAGCTTTTTCGAGGCCTTGGCCAACGGCGACCCGATTCCCGCAGGCCTCGCCGGGGAATGA
- a CDS encoding ferritin — protein sequence MHDSELAQPFIVQLRAQVRHGLTASQQYLAAAVYFDIQRLPQLSGHCYLRSEQHRGHALRIVQYLIDRDLEITIGGLGEVRQTFESPRAAIAFLLAREETLTDQVTELARLAREWPDFLGEQFMSWLLECQQQDVAGMSTLLAVTDRSAGNLFDVEEFVARELRSAVPAANYSVPKMAGAGRNQ from the coding sequence ATGCACGACAGCGAACTGGCCCAGCCCTTCATCGTCCAGCTGCGCGCGCAGGTGCGGCACGGGCTCACCGCTTCGCAGCAGTATCTGGCGGCTGCGGTGTACTTCGATATTCAACGGTTACCGCAATTGTCCGGTCATTGTTATCTGCGTTCCGAACAGCATCGGGGGCATGCGCTGCGAATTGTGCAGTATCTGATCGACCGGGATCTGGAAATCACCATCGGGGGTTTGGGGGAGGTTCGGCAGACCTTCGAATCTCCGCGTGCGGCAATAGCTTTCCTGCTGGCCAGGGAGGAGACGCTCACCGACCAGGTGACCGAGCTGGCACGGTTGGCGCGGGAATGGCCCGATTTCTTGGGGGAGCAATTCATGAGCTGGCTGCTCGAATGCCAGCAGCAGGATGTGGCCGGTATGTCTACGCTCCTGGCGGTGACGGATCGGTCGGCCGGGAACCTTTTCGACGTCGAGGAGTTCGTGGCGCGGGAACTGCGTTCGGCGGTGCCTGCGGCGAACTACTCCGTCCCGAAAATGGCTGGAGCGGGCCGTAATCAATAA
- a CDS encoding ferritin — MSNHPESPRSKFHGLLHDQIRHEFNAEHQYIAIAVWYDNADLPQLAKRFYAQAVEERNHAMMIVQYFLDRDISVDLSGIDAAKSHFENAREPISMAFDQEKTVTDQIVQLASTAREEGDYLGEQFMQWFLKEQVEEVAKMNTLLTVADRAGSNLFDLEEFIAREMSDDPSKVSGAPSAAGGHV, encoded by the coding sequence ATGTCCAATCATCCGGAGAGTCCCCGCAGCAAATTCCACGGATTGCTGCACGATCAAATTCGGCACGAGTTCAATGCCGAGCACCAGTACATCGCCATCGCGGTGTGGTACGACAATGCCGACCTTCCGCAGCTGGCCAAGCGCTTCTACGCGCAGGCCGTGGAGGAACGCAATCACGCGATGATGATCGTCCAGTACTTCCTGGATCGGGACATCAGCGTCGATCTTTCCGGTATCGATGCGGCTAAGTCGCATTTCGAGAACGCCCGGGAGCCGATCTCTATGGCGTTCGATCAGGAGAAGACGGTCACCGACCAGATCGTCCAGCTGGCCAGCACCGCTCGCGAGGAGGGCGACTACCTGGGTGAGCAGTTCATGCAGTGGTTCCTCAAGGAGCAGGTGGAGGAAGTCGCGAAGATGAACACTCTGCTCACTGTCGCCGACCGGGCGGGCTCGAACCTGTTCGATCTCGAAGAGTTCATCGCCCGTGAGATGAGCGATGACCCGTCGAAGGTTTCGGGCGCGCCGTCGGCTGCCGGAGGCCATGTCTGA
- a CDS encoding DUF5926 family protein: MGKSKRNSPKPGGNRAQRLAERRAALQEAEQTVARPFRGLAAECDLVALREFVPSATAELKLAEGVAAERTVVLATVLPGAVSALVRAGDSPTGYVGVQVQAPSSDPAADIAASVLWTQSAEPGDSLAVAHAAPGSPTLADVLVADAALELTVHQDFDWWVPEGVQPDPQIAATIEQAKQAIMPSDRLDLGKDAIGAAWWVDAGDKAHLRWVRPESEDDLMLALARLHAAGGLNLGEGSRFAGSFRTHGLLVPVFDLDPERHVSEWHSPAAEFGTRLAEALAVDTPLTPEQRRSRDGLRSRQVTLR, from the coding sequence GTGGGTAAGAGCAAACGCAATAGTCCGAAACCCGGCGGCAACCGGGCTCAGCGTCTGGCCGAACGGCGGGCGGCGTTGCAGGAGGCCGAGCAGACAGTCGCCCGGCCCTTCCGGGGCCTGGCCGCCGAATGCGATCTGGTCGCGCTGCGCGAGTTCGTGCCGTCGGCCACCGCCGAGCTGAAGCTCGCCGAAGGTGTCGCCGCCGAGCGGACGGTGGTGCTGGCAACCGTGCTGCCCGGCGCGGTTTCCGCGCTGGTGCGGGCCGGGGATTCGCCCACCGGATATGTCGGTGTGCAGGTGCAGGCACCGAGTTCGGATCCGGCCGCGGATATCGCCGCGTCCGTCCTGTGGACCCAGTCGGCCGAGCCCGGCGATTCGCTGGCCGTCGCGCATGCCGCGCCCGGCAGCCCGACCCTGGCCGATGTGCTGGTGGCCGATGCCGCACTCGAGCTGACCGTGCATCAGGATTTCGATTGGTGGGTTCCCGAAGGAGTGCAGCCGGATCCACAGATCGCGGCCACCATCGAACAGGCGAAACAGGCCATCATGCCTTCGGATCGGCTGGACCTCGGGAAGGACGCGATCGGGGCCGCCTGGTGGGTCGATGCCGGAGACAAGGCGCATCTGCGCTGGGTTCGGCCCGAGTCGGAAGACGATCTGATGCTGGCGCTGGCGCGACTGCACGCCGCCGGCGGGCTGAATCTCGGCGAGGGTTCGCGTTTCGCCGGTTCGTTCCGCACCCACGGGCTCCTGGTTCCGGTGTTCGATCTCGACCCGGAACGGCATGTCAGCGAATGGCATTCTCCGGCAGCGGAGTTCGGGACCAGGTTGGCCGAGGCGCTGGCAGTGGATACCCCCCTGACCCCGGAGCAGCGGCGCTCCCGGGACGGCCTCCGGTCAAGGCAGGTCACCCTCCGCTGA
- a CDS encoding glycerophosphodiester phosphodiesterase, whose protein sequence is MSEGSDQSVQNSRAPFVVAHRGASAARPEHTLAAYELALEEGADGVECDVRLTRDGHLVCVHDRTVDRTSSGSGLVSELTLAELKDLDFGDGAPSGVLTLSELIGLVLDWRSRPTKLFIETKHPVRYGSLVENKVLAELQRFGIATPASAAHSRAVVMSFAATAVWRIRRAAPLLPTVLLGESSRYLGGGAATTVGATAVGPSVKTLREHPDLVDKAAAAGRATYCWTVDEPDDMQLCADLGVSWVATNHPGRAKAVLANS, encoded by the coding sequence GTGAGCGAGGGCAGTGACCAGTCGGTTCAGAACAGCCGTGCGCCGTTCGTGGTCGCGCATCGGGGCGCTTCGGCGGCGCGTCCCGAACACACCCTGGCAGCGTACGAACTGGCCCTGGAAGAGGGCGCCGACGGGGTGGAATGCGATGTCCGCCTTACCCGGGACGGCCACCTGGTGTGTGTACACGACCGGACGGTGGATCGGACCTCGTCCGGCAGCGGCCTGGTCAGCGAGCTGACGCTGGCCGAGTTGAAGGATCTCGATTTCGGCGACGGCGCGCCGTCCGGGGTACTCACGCTGAGTGAGCTGATCGGCCTCGTACTCGATTGGCGCAGTCGCCCGACCAAACTGTTCATCGAAACCAAACATCCCGTCCGATACGGCTCGCTGGTAGAGAACAAGGTGCTGGCCGAATTGCAGCGCTTCGGGATCGCCACACCGGCCTCGGCGGCCCACTCCAGGGCGGTGGTGATGTCGTTCGCCGCCACCGCGGTCTGGCGGATCCGCCGCGCCGCACCCCTGTTGCCCACAGTGCTCCTGGGCGAATCATCGCGCTATCTGGGTGGTGGCGCGGCCACGACCGTCGGGGCGACAGCGGTCGGCCCCTCGGTGAAAACGCTGCGCGAACATCCCGATCTGGTCGACAAGGCTGCCGCGGCCGGCCGGGCGACCTATTGCTGGACGGTCGACGAACCCGACGATATGCAGTTGTGCGCGGATCTCGGCGTGAGCTGGGTGGCTACCAATCATCCGGGCCGTGCGAAAGCTGTGCTGGCCAACAGCTGA
- a CDS encoding DUF4328 domain-containing protein translates to MSTVVQPCARCGTRWAVQGPPMHWCPRCRGVLLSPGPIDAPPERRNYRWVARRPGRLDRSARGSENGRRAAGTPRYSEIPRWGLRDRPASERESERHRARPLSTLTRWTHSALFAAAVLFGVAALAEAARYLILLRNRTHLIEPPLLWFSDALVNTAALFALIMALVAAVATLGWLIEVRRVVFAAAGRSDPRSPRTLALGCLIPMVNLIWPGVFLTEVVSGRTDPRARVAVRSWWAAWVFGGLVTGAALYWRTADSLQAKADGVLFTAFADAVAAGVALLTLWVVRTIEGRDLRGRSRLARRWVIAVDPATPLIEPVHPGPTATVSTAADADRADSPDGADRAPQEVVAK, encoded by the coding sequence GTGAGTACGGTGGTGCAGCCATGTGCCCGCTGCGGTACGCGCTGGGCGGTGCAGGGTCCGCCGATGCACTGGTGCCCGCGGTGCCGCGGCGTACTGCTCTCGCCGGGGCCGATCGATGCCCCACCCGAACGCCGTAATTACCGCTGGGTCGCCCGCCGGCCCGGTCGGCTCGACCGATCCGCCCGCGGATCGGAGAACGGGCGCCGTGCCGCCGGGACGCCCCGATACTCGGAGATCCCGCGCTGGGGTCTGCGCGATCGGCCCGCTTCGGAACGCGAATCGGAGCGGCATCGGGCCCGTCCGCTGAGCACACTGACCCGCTGGACCCACTCCGCCCTCTTCGCTGCCGCGGTTCTCTTCGGGGTGGCCGCGCTCGCCGAAGCGGCTCGCTACCTGATCCTGTTGCGCAACCGCACCCACCTCATCGAACCACCGCTGTTGTGGTTCTCCGACGCGCTGGTGAACACCGCCGCGCTGTTCGCACTGATCATGGCGCTTGTTGCCGCTGTCGCCACGCTCGGCTGGCTGATCGAAGTACGACGGGTGGTCTTCGCGGCGGCGGGTCGCAGCGACCCCCGCTCGCCGCGCACGCTCGCGCTGGGCTGCTTGATCCCGATGGTCAACCTGATCTGGCCTGGGGTTTTCCTCACCGAGGTGGTGTCCGGCCGGACCGATCCGCGGGCCCGCGTGGCGGTTCGCAGCTGGTGGGCGGCCTGGGTGTTCGGCGGACTGGTCACCGGGGCGGCGCTGTACTGGCGGACAGCGGATTCGCTGCAGGCGAAGGCCGACGGTGTGCTCTTCACCGCATTCGCCGATGCGGTGGCGGCCGGTGTCGCGCTGCTGACCCTCTGGGTCGTGCGCACGATCGAGGGTCGGGACCTGCGCGGTCGTAGCCGGCTCGCGCGGCGCTGGGTGATCGCCGTCGATCCGGCGACACCGTTGATCGAACCGGTGCATCCCGGTCCGACCGCTACGGTGAGCACCGCGGCGGACGCCGACCGCGCCGATTCCCCCGACGGCGCCGATCGAGCACCACAGGAGGTTGTGGCCAAGTGA
- a CDS encoding rhodanese-like domain-containing protein → MTSSGVPSVPVEAVPTEFDHPPGEAATTVLLDVREDDEWQLGHAPGAVHIPLADVPARYGELDPDAELYVVCRQGGRSLEAVKFLANVGYEAVNVVGGMVAWQQTGRPLAADGGEPAKIY, encoded by the coding sequence GTGACGAGCTCCGGAGTCCCGTCGGTACCGGTCGAGGCCGTACCCACCGAATTCGACCATCCGCCCGGGGAGGCGGCTACCACCGTCCTACTCGATGTGCGCGAAGACGACGAATGGCAGCTCGGCCACGCACCCGGCGCGGTGCACATTCCGCTCGCCGATGTGCCCGCCCGCTACGGCGAACTGGACCCGGACGCCGAGCTCTACGTGGTGTGCCGGCAGGGCGGCCGTTCGCTCGAGGCCGTGAAGTTCCTCGCGAACGTGGGTTATGAAGCGGTGAACGTGGTAGGCGGGATGGTGGCGTGGCAACAGACCGGCCGTCCACTGGCCGCCGACGGTGGCGAGCCCGCGAAGATCTACTGA